A window of Euwallacea similis isolate ESF13 chromosome 10, ESF131.1, whole genome shotgun sequence contains these coding sequences:
- the LOC136411542 gene encoding patched domain-containing protein 3-like, which produces MGNNWRLVCGDIYGKLTTGIVVGTETFFFKLGVAIAKQPVKTILFCGIAVLLSGLGFLRFRQEKNPLNLWVPAHTTFVQDSKWLLSTFERGFSEEAITIVAEDVLTPDIIKKLSYIHNEIMTAKTGNNVTMNDVCFRIPKVDKKLLKILLGSVQEQRDPSLAMPSAMYCSFLEIMKNECYTKSILELWNFNVTQISLLTKEDIVNAVNSYDEKINVGNLKNYRDLLGGVVRNETGHIIKATAIVNQWFLLVNFSSVDMDKAGNMAGTGEWASEKALEWELTFLKIAEDISKSFEGIYYFSGRSFGDISNSATFKDMDKLCIGVAIMVVYVQFVISKFNWLEARLVLGSVGLLAIGMGFVVGIGICSLLGIFYGPVHLSLPFLLMGLGVDDMLVIMSCWDELAQEHRSLPLPERVGIMLQHAGVSITITSFTDVIAFIIGCFTILPCLESFCIYAAVGVFMTFVFVNTFFVACFVLDEQRLEMRRNGIIPCIEHPSYIPNKCSQGRLTNRVFEYIYGNVILTTPGKIIVICTTIIFAGFSLNSAVKLEQRFDPTWFLPEETHLAKYMEIRNTHFPQLGYGGGLYLGALNYSQEITKIKLSVEKLENLTDVTRNVVSWVEPFRNFVLVNFKHDIYKSDLDEARFNIFMSKFLHSPFYGKYQGNFVFESDLQCGAPIPKIKMSSIDFSIIKHKDPREQIIPMHQLRDIAENVNFTSGDKFATVWSKMFAMWITDELIDQEVVRNLELALICVMGCTILLIANWQICFWIFICVLLTMLNVCGFMQRLNLTIDVVSCIGLELAIGLCVDYATHIGHTFLTIHEGSKRERSLRTVSSIGAAVFYGGFSTFIGVFMMGQSDAYIFNSFFKIFFLVIVFGLFHGTVLLPVILSWIGPDPHPKISMPLPQTDDIDNKAEE; this is translated from the exons ATTGGGGGTTGCCATAGCTAAGCAACCAGTAAAAACCATACTATTTTGCGGTATTGCAGTATTATTGAGCGGACTCGGGTTCCTCAGATTCAGGCAGGAGAAAAATCCCTTAAATCTATGGGTACCAGCCCACACTACTTTCGTTCAAGACTCGAAATGGCTACTAAGCACGTTTGAGAGAGGTTTCAGCGAGGAAGCTATCACAATAGTAGCTGAGGATGTGCTCACTCCTGATATTATCAAGAAG CTCTCCTATATTCATAACGAAATCATGACTGCAAAAACTGGAAATAATGTTACAATGAATGATGTCTGCTTCAG AATTCCTAAAGTTGACAAAAAGTTACTGAAGATATTGCTGGGTAGTGTCCAAGAACAGCGCGACCCAAGTCTAGCCATGCCATCTGCCATGTATTGCAGCTTCCTAGAGATAATGAAGAACGAGTGTTATACCAAAAGTATTTTAGAATTGTGGAATTTTAATGTGACTCAAATCTCATTGCTGACCAAAGAAGATATTGTTAATGCTGTTAACTCGTATGATGAGAA GATTAATGTGGGAAATTTGAAGAACTACAGAGATTTACTCGGGGGTGTGGTAAGAAATGAGACCGGTCACATTATAAAAGCGACAGCCATAGTAAATCAGTGGTTTTTACTCGTGAATTTTTCCTCAGTGGATATGGACAAAGCGGGGAATATGGCTGGCACGGGGGAATGG GCCTCCGAGAAAGCTCTCGAATGGGAACTGACATTCTTAAAAATCGCAGaggatatttcaaaaagttttgaggggatttattatttttccggAAGAAG TTTTGGAGATATTAGTAACAGTGCAACATTCAAAGACATGGACAAATTGTGTATAGGAGTAGCCATTATGGTCGTCTACGTGCAATTTgtgatatcaaaatttaattggttAGAAGCGAGG ttggtTTTAGGTAGTGTTGGCCTCTTGGCTATAGGAATGGGTTTCGTTGTTGGGATAGGCATATGCTCCTTATTAGGAATCTTCTACGGACCGGTGCATTTATCTTTACCATTCCTACTAATGGGACTAG GAGTGGACGATATGCTGGTGATAATGAGCTGTTGGGATGAGCTGGCACAGGAGCACCGAAGCTTGCCACTTCCTGAGAGGGTGGGAATTATGTTACAGCATGCAGGAGTTTCTATAACAATAACGTCCTTTACTGATGTTATTGCTTTTATCATTGGATGTTTCACG ATTCTGCCATGTTTAGAATCATTTTGCATCTACGCTGCAGTAGGCGTCTTCATGACCTTCGTATTCGTGAACACGTTCTTCGTTGCTTGTTTTGTCTTGGATGAGCAACGGTTAGAAATGAGGAGAAATGGCATAATACCCTGCATTGAGCATCCCTCTTACATCCCAAATAAATGTAGCCAAGGGAGGCTTACTAATAGAGTGTTTGAGTATATCTATGGTAATGTTATTCTGACCACCCCTGGGAAG ATCATCGTCATATGCACTACTATAATATTTGCCGGGTTTAGCCTAAACAGTGCCGTGAAACTGGAACAAAGGTTCGATCCTACTTGGTTTCTGCCCGAAGAAACACATTTAGCAAAGTATATGGAAATTCGAAATACTCATTTCCCTCAATTGGGTTATGGTGGAGGCTTGTATCTAGGGGCTTTAAATTACAGCCaggaaataacaaaaataaaattgagcgTGGAGAAATTGGAGAATTTGACTGATGTAACGAGAAACGTTGTATCTTGGGTGGAGCcctttagaaattttgttttagtcAATTTTAAGCATG ACATTTACAAATCAGATCTAGACGAAGCACGATTCAATATCTTTATGTCGAAATTCCTCCATAGTCCGTTCTATGGGAAGTATCAggggaattttgtttttgagagTGACTTACAATGTGGCGCTCCTATTCCAAAGATTAAG ATGTCGAGCATCGATTTCAGCATCATAAAACATAAAGATCCACGAGAGCAAATTATACCAATGCACCAACTGCGAGACATTGCTGAAAACGTTAATTTCACCTCTGGAGATAAGTTCGCTACAGTGTGGTCCAAGATGTTTGCCATGTGGATCACGGACGAG TTAATCGACCAAGAAGTGGTAAGAAATCTGGAACTGGCTCTAATATGCGTGATGGGCTGTACCATCCTGTTGATAGCAAACTGGCAAATATGtttctggatttttatttgtgtgCTGTTAACTATGCTTAATGTTTGTGGCTTTATGCAACGACTAAATTTAACGATTGATGTG GTTTCCTGTATTGGTTTAGAATTGGCGATAGGCTTGTGTGTGGACTATGCAACCCACATTGGTCATACCTTTCTGACCATCCATGAAGGGTCGAAAAGGGAGAGGTCACTGAGGACAGTCAGTTCAATAGGTGCAGCTGTCTTTTATGGGGGTTTCTCAACGTTCATAGGAGTTTTCATGATGGGCCAATCCGACGCTTACATTTTCAATTCgttttttaag atttttttcttggtGATCGTCTTCGGATTATTTCATGGCACGGTGCTGTTACCAGTTATTTTAAGTTGGATTGGTCCTGATCCGCATCCAAAGATATCCATGCCTCTACCTCAAACTGATGATATCGACAATAAGGCGGAAGAATAG
- the LOC136411761 gene encoding zinc finger protein 691-like: protein MENISENETNIELKKERDCLEGDADNISELIELEEPKLECPNENHFVQNTEGAEKDTAALCETLIEESASSSENDKGAQSDSAAVDSSSSLSDSIVAGIPNDILVFCCQPESSDPMDMFPCKECGMVAGCIFCLKSHYESLHLNLGIIQYKCNQMTYLKSYTEICNKCSLVCECTEEMIEHRKVHFVTCDVCDMTFDNALFLSNHCKSTHEKFEVIISCDLCEQWFKRLQELSDHYELYHEMILCIVCFRRFADRAQLTQHHSTHKIILTDYSNVMPYACSKCDQEFAEISELSGHLMHDHPKLKAGYGSIVSKVRSKSASSMRKRQRGVELRFDDCGGMSCEDCSLSESKKTKASNG from the exons atggaaaatatatctgaaaacGAGACAAACATAGAACTTAAAAAAGAAAGGGATTGTCTAGAAGGTGACGCTGACAATATTTCTGAATTGATTGAGTTGGAAGAACCAAAGCTTGAATGTCCCAATGAGAACCACTTTGTGCAGAATACAGAGGGGGCTGAAAAGGATACCGCAGCATTATGTGAAACTTTGATTGAGGAGAGTGCTTCTagttctgaaaatgacaaagggGCTCAGTCAGATAGTGCTGCAGTTGACAGTTCA TCATCATTGTCAGACAGCATAGTCGCAGGTATCCCAAATGACATCCTCGTTTTCTGTTGTCAGCCAGAAAGTTCTGACCCCATGGACATGTTCCCATGCAAGGAGTGCGGCATGGTCGCTGGTTGCATATTTTGCCTTAAGTCGCACTACGAAAGCCTGCACTTAAATCTGGGCATCATCCAGTACAAATGCAACCAGATGACATACTTGAAAAGCTACACGGAGATATGCAACAAGTGTAGTTTGGTATGTGAATGCACTGAAGAGATGATCGAGCACCGCAAAGTACATTTCGTTACTTGTGACGTATGCGACATGACATTTGATAACGCTCTATTTCTGTCCAATCATTGCAAGTCGACACATGAGAAGTTTGAG GTAATCATTAGTTGCGACCTGTGTGAACAATGGTTCAAACGCCTACAAGAGCTCTCCGATCACTACGAGCTTTATCATGAAATGATCCTCTGTATCGTCTGTTTCCGGCGTTTCGCAGACCGGGCTCAACTCACCCAGCACCACAGCACCCACAAGATCATCCTGACCGATTACAGTAACGTAATGCCGTACGCGTGTTCCAAGTGCGACCAGGAGTTTGCAGAAATAAGCGAATTATCTGGTCATTTAATGCATGATCATCCGAAACTAAAAGCGGGCTATGGTAGTATAGTGTCGAAAGTGAGATCGAAGAGCGCGTCCTCAATGAGGAAGAGGCAGCGCGGTGTCGAATTACGCTTCGACGATTGCGGCGGTATGAGTTGTGAAGACTGTAGTTTGAGCGAATCGAAAAAAACGAAAGCGAGTAACGGTTAA
- the LOC136411602 gene encoding protein CFAP276 isoform X1 gives MAAAGRIRNRGCVPYLDHEGVFIKPILLVECKNDSCYDSASNPFQRLFMHQTLASARRNANFKRFENLIPKDELDLVLATTFNESSELFAEKEDVYLQPETLGIITWRRLRNTRDLTPNREQRTFNLTRAEAEVPKNTADYIKGRGKRKGAIPFRYNFAHKVLIGGITEKKHPSNIKLMNSSHHSPQTNAGYSRQPSDGNFYQY, from the exons ATGGCTGCAG CAGGGAGAATTAGGAATAGAGGATGCGTCCCCTATCTGGACCACGAAGGCGTTTTTATCAAGCCAATATTGTTGGTTGAATGTAAGAATGACTCCTGCTACGACTCCGCTTCGAATCCATTTCAGAGATTATTCATGCACCAAACTTTGGCCAGTGCAAGAAGAAACGCGAATTTTAAGCGATTCGA AAACCTGATTCCGAAAGATGAGCTCGATCTGGTGTTGGCCACAACCTTCAACGAGTCTTCAGAATTATTTGCAGAGAAGGAGGATGTTTACTTGCAGCCAGAGACTCTAGGGATAATTACCTGGAGGCGGTTGAGGAATACCAGAGATTTAACACCAAACCGGGAGCAAAGgacttttaatttaaccaGGGCAGAGGCAGAAGTCCCTAAGAACACTGCGGACTACATTAAGGGGCGCGGCAAGAGGAAAGGAGCTATTCCATTTAGATACAATTTT GCTCACAAGGTGCTAATTGGGGGAATAACAGAGAAGAAACATCCGAGCAACATAAAACTCATGAATTCTTCCCATCATTCCCCCCAAACCAATGCGGGGTACTCCAGGCAGCCATCCGATGGAAACTTCTATCAGTATTGA
- the LOC136411602 gene encoding protein CFAP276 isoform X2: protein MAAGRIRNRGCVPYLDHEGVFIKPILLVECKNDSCYDSASNPFQRLFMHQTLASARRNANFKRFENLIPKDELDLVLATTFNESSELFAEKEDVYLQPETLGIITWRRLRNTRDLTPNREQRTFNLTRAEAEVPKNTADYIKGRGKRKGAIPFRYNFAHKVLIGGITEKKHPSNIKLMNSSHHSPQTNAGYSRQPSDGNFYQY, encoded by the exons ATGGCTGCAG GGAGAATTAGGAATAGAGGATGCGTCCCCTATCTGGACCACGAAGGCGTTTTTATCAAGCCAATATTGTTGGTTGAATGTAAGAATGACTCCTGCTACGACTCCGCTTCGAATCCATTTCAGAGATTATTCATGCACCAAACTTTGGCCAGTGCAAGAAGAAACGCGAATTTTAAGCGATTCGA AAACCTGATTCCGAAAGATGAGCTCGATCTGGTGTTGGCCACAACCTTCAACGAGTCTTCAGAATTATTTGCAGAGAAGGAGGATGTTTACTTGCAGCCAGAGACTCTAGGGATAATTACCTGGAGGCGGTTGAGGAATACCAGAGATTTAACACCAAACCGGGAGCAAAGgacttttaatttaaccaGGGCAGAGGCAGAAGTCCCTAAGAACACTGCGGACTACATTAAGGGGCGCGGCAAGAGGAAAGGAGCTATTCCATTTAGATACAATTTT GCTCACAAGGTGCTAATTGGGGGAATAACAGAGAAGAAACATCCGAGCAACATAAAACTCATGAATTCTTCCCATCATTCCCCCCAAACCAATGCGGGGTACTCCAGGCAGCCATCCGATGGAAACTTCTATCAGTATTGA
- the LOC136411751 gene encoding uncharacterized protein isoform X2, whose protein sequence is MAVGNSERGISSRPQSCLADTDAVNNREIKFPNGNNNGSIQNRLDEPLNPTQAVNLMTTVPQNIASRSLGDKHTPTRNSLRHSRMIVMYRNGRIPKKYLPLVIKHYKLVKSMKIITIIMGILMSLTSMWMVLWSPTLKITDFPYWSAVPVFVSGVVGCLFLGFCPRPYPDKRLGCHFHVSKFISLATTVISIAASIIVLTICICHIIYLHTAVCAPHDHLNTTCVCSTTNSTHWAFSSSYHYQDLSCEEVNCFLLGIIATSCVLNMLSLILETMYLGVQWADAKKKYAYVQVPLNEERYADR, encoded by the exons ATGGCGGTTGGGAACTCTGAAAGGGGGATTAGCAGCAGGCCGCAAAGTTGTCTTGCAGACACTGATGCGGTGAATAATAGAGAGATCAAATTTCCAAATGGGAACAACAATGGTTCAATCCAAAATAG GTTGGATGAACCACTAAATCCCACTCAAGCCGTAAACTTAATGACCACAGTTCCACAGAATATTGCATCTAGAAGTTTAGGCGATAAGCACACCCCTACCAGAAATAGTTTGAGACATAGTCGAATGATTGTGATGTATAGAAATGGAAGAA TTCCAAAAAAGTACCTGCCACTTGTGATAAAACATTACAAACTAGTCAAAtccatgaaaattattacCATAATTATGGGAATTCTTATGTCTCTTACGTCTATGTGGATGGTACTGTGGAGTCCTACATTGAAGATTACGGATTTTCCGTATTGGAGTGCCGTACCT GTGTTTGTGTCAGGTGTGGTGGGATGCCTTTTTCTTGGATTCTGCCCCAGGCCGTATCCAGATAAACGGCTAGGATGTCATTTCCACGTATCAAAG ttcATCAGCCTCGCCACCACCGTCATCTCTATTGCAGCATCCATTATCGTTCTCACGATCTGCATATGTCACATTATCTACCTCCACACGGCCGTCTGCGCCCCACACGATCACCTCAACACCACCTGCGTATGTTCCACCACCAATTCCACCCATTGGGCGTTTAGTAGCAGTTACCACTACCAGGACCTTTCTTGCGAAGAAGTAAATTGCTTCCTTTTGGGCATTATTGCAACTTCTTGCgttttaaatatgttaagTTTGATTTTGGAGACCATGTATCTGGGTGTTCAGTGGGCAGATGCGAAAAAGAAATACGCGTACGTTCAGGTACCACTGAACGAAGAGAGATACGCTGACAGGTGA
- the LOC136411751 gene encoding uncharacterized protein isoform X1, with product MRDAREPSSNRDPPDLKMAVGNSERGISSRPQSCLADTDAVNNREIKFPNGNNNGSIQNRLDEPLNPTQAVNLMTTVPQNIASRSLGDKHTPTRNSLRHSRMIVMYRNGRIPKKYLPLVIKHYKLVKSMKIITIIMGILMSLTSMWMVLWSPTLKITDFPYWSAVPVFVSGVVGCLFLGFCPRPYPDKRLGCHFHVSKFISLATTVISIAASIIVLTICICHIIYLHTAVCAPHDHLNTTCVCSTTNSTHWAFSSSYHYQDLSCEEVNCFLLGIIATSCVLNMLSLILETMYLGVQWADAKKKYAYVQVPLNEERYADR from the exons atgcgAGACGCTCGAGAACCATCTTCGAATAGAGATCCTCCAG ATTTGAAGATGGCGGTTGGGAACTCTGAAAGGGGGATTAGCAGCAGGCCGCAAAGTTGTCTTGCAGACACTGATGCGGTGAATAATAGAGAGATCAAATTTCCAAATGGGAACAACAATGGTTCAATCCAAAATAG GTTGGATGAACCACTAAATCCCACTCAAGCCGTAAACTTAATGACCACAGTTCCACAGAATATTGCATCTAGAAGTTTAGGCGATAAGCACACCCCTACCAGAAATAGTTTGAGACATAGTCGAATGATTGTGATGTATAGAAATGGAAGAA TTCCAAAAAAGTACCTGCCACTTGTGATAAAACATTACAAACTAGTCAAAtccatgaaaattattacCATAATTATGGGAATTCTTATGTCTCTTACGTCTATGTGGATGGTACTGTGGAGTCCTACATTGAAGATTACGGATTTTCCGTATTGGAGTGCCGTACCT GTGTTTGTGTCAGGTGTGGTGGGATGCCTTTTTCTTGGATTCTGCCCCAGGCCGTATCCAGATAAACGGCTAGGATGTCATTTCCACGTATCAAAG ttcATCAGCCTCGCCACCACCGTCATCTCTATTGCAGCATCCATTATCGTTCTCACGATCTGCATATGTCACATTATCTACCTCCACACGGCCGTCTGCGCCCCACACGATCACCTCAACACCACCTGCGTATGTTCCACCACCAATTCCACCCATTGGGCGTTTAGTAGCAGTTACCACTACCAGGACCTTTCTTGCGAAGAAGTAAATTGCTTCCTTTTGGGCATTATTGCAACTTCTTGCgttttaaatatgttaagTTTGATTTTGGAGACCATGTATCTGGGTGTTCAGTGGGCAGATGCGAAAAAGAAATACGCGTACGTTCAGGTACCACTGAACGAAGAGAGATACGCTGACAGGTGA